The Anaerotignum propionicum DSM 1682 sequence TTTTTTTGTTTAGTACCTTTTAATTGTGCTTGATAAAAAAAACCACAAAGCCCTACTAAAGGCTTTGCGGTCTTTTTCATTTTATTCAACAGAAATGATGTAGTAATATAAAGGTTGCGCTCCGCTTTGAATCTCAACTTCACAATCAGGATAGCTTTCCGTAATAAAATCAGCAATTTCCTGTGCATCCTCTGCTGTTACATCGGTACCATAGTAAATGCTAACCATTTCATTTTCATCTGTAATGGTCTGTTTCAGCACCTCTTTTGTTCCTTCTGCAACATCCTTTGCCACAACAACAATCTCATCATTCAACATTCCCAGAATGTCACCTTCAGCAATTTCTTTATCACCAAAATTAGTATCCCTTACTGCATAAGTAACCGAAACCGTTGAAACAGCCTGAATTGCCTCTTTCATTGCTTCTGTCATTTCTTCTGCCCCAAGGCCTTCAGCGTTGCAGAACATGGCACTAATTCCTTCTGGAACAGACCTTGTGGGAACCACAAAAAGCTTTTTATCTTCACAAAGATCCACAGCCTGTTCCGCAGCCAAAATAATATTTTTATTGTTTGGTAATACGATGATATTTTCTGCATTGATTTGGTCAACTGCATTTAAAATATCTTCTGTGCTGGGGTTCATTGTCTGTCCGCCCTCAATAATCATATCCACACCTAAGTTTCTGAAAATGTCGGATAGTCCTGCACCTGCAGATATGGAAACAAACCCAATGTCCTTTTTGGGAAGTTCAGGTTTTTTATCTATTTGTTTATTTTCTGCCGCTTGCACAGGAGAAGAGGTGTTTGTGTTGAAATCAATGTGATTCGTATGCTGTTCCCGCATATTTTCAATCTTCAAACCGCTCAAACTGCCAATAGACAATGCCTTCTCCAAGGCTAAACCGGGATGATCAGTATGAACATGAATTTTAATAACCTCATCATCATTTACACATACGATAGAGTCCCCAATGGTTCCTAAATAAGTCTTCAACTTCTGAACCGTGGCATCCTCTGCCTGATGTATATTGATGAAAAATTCTGTGCAATAACCAAAGGTAATATCCACATTATCGATGGATGCCAATGCACCAAAATCCACCGCTTCCGACTTTGTAGGTTCCGCTATAGAAATGGGACCATCTTCATTGATATGTTTCAAGGCACCCTCTAAGATATAGAGTAAACCACGTCCGCCTGCATCAACCACGCCAGCCTGCTTTAATACAGGAAGCATTTCTGGTGTCTTCGCCAAAACTTCGTGACCATATGCAATAATTCCTTTGAGAAATACTTCGATATCGTCTGTTTCCAATGCCAATTTTGCCCCAGCCTCTGAGCAAGCTCTGGCAACGGTTAAAATAGTACCCTCTTTTGGTTTCATAACTGCTTTATATGCAGTTAAAACACCCTTATCTAAAGCCAATGCTAAGTCTGTTACACATGCCTCTTCCAATCCTTCTAGTCCCTTGGAAAAACCACGGAACAACTGTGAGGTAATTACACCAGAATTTCCTCTTGCTCCTCTTAATGCACCACCTGCAGCCAGCTTAGAGACTTCATCCACCCTTAATGAGTTGCTCTTTTCTGACTCTCTTGCTGCCGCCAAAACGGTAAGGGACATATTTGTTCCAGTATCCCCATCAGGCACAGGGAAAACGTTCATCGAGTCAACAAGCTGCTTATTTGCTGTTAATTCGTTTGCCCCGGCGATAATCAATCTGCTTAAGCGCAGGCCATTCAACTTCAAAATACTCACCGATCGTTCCTCCTCATACTCAGTTGTCGACTCTGACACCGTCAACAAAGATATTCACATCTTCCACCTTAAGCCCTGCATATTCCTCAACAGAATATTTTACTGTGCTAATGATATTGTCTGCGATCGCTGAAATATTGGTGCCGTATTCTACAATAATGTGCAAATCCAAACTCACCTTGTTTTGATCCACACTCATTTTAATTCCTTTTGTTAAACTTTCCAGCTTCAAAAGCTGAACTAGGCCGTCTTTCATATTTTTTGCTGCCATACCCACAATGCCATAGCACTCTATCGCCGCATAACCTGCAATTCTTGCAATTACCTCATGGTCAATGCTAATTACACCATATTGATTTTCTAATCTCGCTGCCATATTAACCAGCCTCCTATCCTAATCCATGAAAATCAGGGATTTCTTTTTCGATTGCATAGTTGATATTATTATACCACTTTTTCTATGCTTTTTAAAGAAATATTTAAAAAACTTCCTCTTGAAGGCATCTATTGATTAAAAAATCAGATCATCAGCTTTAAATAGACAAAAAAAATTACATACAAAAAAATTGTATAAAAGTATATCTTATTTAGCTCCATTCTTTAAGCTTTATGAGGGATAAGGAACAAATAAAATCCCTCTTCAAATATGAAGAAGGATTTTAGGAAGGGTAATATCTATTACAAAAAAGATTTTTGTTTAATTAAATGAAATACGTCATAGTTCTGTCCATCTAAATGTGCGTTCATAAATACTTGATGTATTAAGAAGCATTTTTGTACAGTCTGGCAGAAAGCTGTATTAAAACAAGCATCCTGACTGACATAAAATTATACCGTGACACCTGAATTATTGAAGCAAGCTTGGCAACCACAGAGAAAGCTGTGGCACAAAAGTTACAAGCAATAGCACCATCATGGAAAGCAATAGCATTGGCAGTATTGACTTTAAAGTTTGAACAAAACTTGCCCGAGCAATTTGATTTGTCATTAACAAACAAATTCCTACTGGAGGCGTAACCAAACCAATACATAAATTGAAACTCATTATAATGCCGAACTGCAAAGGATCAATTCCAAAAGCAGAAAGCAGAGGCATTAGGATTGGTGTCATCATAATGATTGCAGCATTTGCCTCCATCAGCATCCCTATAACTAAGAACAGCAGATTCAGAAGCAGCAGGATTATAATTTTGTTTGAAGTGATAGCGCTAAATCCTTCCAAAACCTGTTGTGGCAGACCGGAGGTTGTAACAATATAGCTGGAAGCTTTAGAAAGGCCAACCAACATCAAGATTGATGATGTGGCAATTGTACCCTCTACAAAAACAGAAAAAATTTCATTAAGCTTCATATCTTTATAAATGAAAAGACTCACGGCCAAGGAATACACAACCGCTACAGCAGCTGATTCCGTTGGTGTAAAAATACCTCCGAAAATCCCCCCCAGAATGATTACAGGCATGAATAATGCCCAGATGCCATCTATTAATGTCAGTGCAATTTCTTTCGGCTTTTTTTTCGGATGGGCAGGCAAATCATGCTTCATTCCATAAAATAAGGCATAAATAATCAATCCACCTGCCAGCAATATCCCAGGTATTACAGAGCCTACAAAAAGTTTGGAAACAGATAAATCTGTTATGCTGGCATATACAATCAGCGTAATTGACGGTGGTATAATTGGTCCTAAAATTGAAGCAATCCCAGATACTGCTGCCGCAAAATGTGGCGGGTATCCTTCCTCCTTCATAGCAGGGATGGTAGTTCCCCCTACTGCCGATGCCGTGGCAACACCCGAACCTGATATTGCCCCAAATAAAGCGGAAGCCAATACCGTAACCACTGCCAAAGATCCTTTAATCCAACCGATTAAAGCATTTGATATATCAATGAGCTTTCCTGTGATGCTTCGTGACATAATGTTCCCTGCCAACATGAAGAATGGGATTGCTAATAAGGAGCTGGCATTCATACCCGCAAATAATTTTTGAGGTAAAACAATGAGAGGCATGTCCGCCACATTTAAGGCAACCAATGTACCAATGCCCAATGCCAAATATATAGGAATCCCCAAAAAAGACAGTCCAAGCAAAGATAGAATTACAATCAAACCGGCATTCACTGGTCATTCACCTCCCTTTTCCCTAACTCTTGAATCTGTAGCAAATTTTGAAATATTACTTCAAACGAAGTTAGAATCATAAGGATTATACCAATTGGCATACATGCATAAGGTATAGACATAGAAATTTTTAACCCCGCAGAAATATTATTTGCTGCTGTTTGACACAGCGTTAATGAGTAGTTGAGCAAAAACATCAGAAAAACAATACCTACTAATGTTGCAATAATTGTAAATATACTTTTTACCTTTGGTTTTAACAAATTAATCAATAAATCTATTTGTAAATGACTATTCCGCCTTGTTGCAATGGCTGCTGCAATCATAACATCATAGATAAATAGATACCTTGCCAGCTCCTCACTCCACGAGTTTGCAGCAGAAAAACAATATCGTAGCACTACCTGATAGACCATTACAATAATCATAACGGCAACAGTAATGCCCAAAAATATTTTTTCTACGGTTTCTAGCTTGTCCAGAAACTTCGAATAGGTTCTAATCAAAGAAATCACCTCATTATTTATCCTTTGTATAACTTACTTACCGTCGTCCATTGCTTTAATTCTGTCTGCCCAGTCTTTTAAATCAGGGAAATTTTTATCGGCAAAACCGTCAAAATGCCCTTTGAATTCATTAAGATCAACTTCAATTACGGTACAATCCTTTTCAATTAACTTTTCTTCTGCCGCCGATTCTTTTTGCAGTTGTTTTGCACTGATTTCTTTGCCAGCATACTCAGCAGCCTCTGTTACTGCACGCTGAATGTCTTCTGGCAAATTGTTAAAGTAATTTGCATCCATAATAAACAAATTACAGCTGTAAACATGATTTGTTTTAATCCAGTATTTACATACTTCATCAAATGCATAGTTCATTGAGTCAGCCATAGGGTTTTCCTGTCCAGAAACAGTGCCCTGCTGTAATGCTGTGTATGTCTCATTCATGGCCATGGGTGTTGGTGCCGCATCCATCCACTGCCAAGTTTTTAAATACATCTCAAGATTTGGCGCTCTCAGCTTAAAACCTTTAAAATCTGAAACATTATGCATTTCCTTTGTCGCCGTTACAATTCTTGGACCTCTAAAGGTTCCCCCCATTAATTTAAAACCAGAAGCCTCACCAATCTTATCTTTCATTTCCTGCCCCAAGTCGGAATACCAAACCTTCATAAAATGGTCATAATCACTGTATATGTAGGGCATTGCATCAATATTTGCCAAAGGCGTAAACGTTGCTAAAGTTCCCACGGACTCGCAGATAATATCAGCAACTCCATAGCTTAATCCTTCAAGAACCTCAGAAGTTGATCCTAAACTCGCTCCTCCATAAAGCTTAACTTCTACTCTACCGTCTGTTAACTCCTTAATTTTATCCGCAAAAACTGCGGCTGTATCATATGCATTGTCGCCTTCCGTTGAGTTTAATGCCATCTTCCAAGTATATGTCTCTCCGCCACTAGTTGCTGTCTCTTTTTCACCGCTACTTTGTGTTCCACCTCCACAACCTGCCAAACAGGATGCGGCTACTGCTGATGCTAATAAACTTACAAATAAACGTTTTTTCATTTACTACTCTCCTCCTCATTTTTTAATATACTATGATAAGCTGATACTCAGCCATCCATCGTTACCCCACCATCCACGTCACTAATTTCACCTGTGGCAAAACTGGAAAGATCTGATAAATAAAACAAAATTACATTAGCAATTTCCTTGGGATCAGCTCCACGGTTCATAGGAATAGTGCTTAAGACACGCTCCTTTTTTTCTTCGCTCAGAATTGATGTCATAGGCGTAATTGTGTAACTTGGACATACTCCGTTACAAGCAACGCCAAATAATGCTCCTTCCCTAGCAATAGCCTTTGTCAGTCCAATTACGCCAGCCTTTGATGCCGCGTAAGCACTTGTTCCTAATAATCCACCGCCTCTTTTTGCTGCAACAGATGCAACGTTTACAATTCTGCCATATTTCTTGGCTTTCATTGCTGGGAACAAAACGCTAATTGTGGTATATACACTTGTAAGATTAATTGCCACCACCTTATCCCACTCTTCTTGGGTTACCTCCTCAAAAGGCACTGTACTAACAATTCCGGCATTGTTTGCTAAGCCATGTATCTGACCAAAATCTGTGAGAATCTGACTAAATACCTCCCGGGTTTCCTGATGATCCGCAAGATTTACTTTGTAACATGAAACATTATTCTCTCCCAAATTATGCCGTATTCTCTCTGCGTTTTCCATATTCATATCGACAATAATTGCATGACCTTTTCCTTCCACAATACCTTCTGTAATTGCCTTTCCAATGCCGCTTGCACCACCTGTTACGATGATATTTCTCCCTGCAAAATCCATTCCGTAACCTCCAATTCTAATTCCATATCACTTTTTGAACATATTATAATATATTATGTACACAATCATATTATATTTGAATTCAATTCTTCCTTGAGATAAACCTATCATTAAAAAAAACTTCTGTCAATGTAATTTGAATATAAAATTAACTTTCGTCAGTATGCTATTTTTTTGTGAAACGAATTTCGTAACAGTAGATAATAATTGAATAGAATTTACTTTACTTTTTGAACACCTATTTATAAAATTTGAATTCAATATATTTAAGATATTTTAAAATTTTTATACCATTACAACTATCCAATGTTTAAAGTACTCTTAGGCTCATAAATAAAATAACCTTCCAGATGCATTTCTGCTTCCGAAAGGCTATAAGAGATTGTTTAAAATTGAAAAAAATTGCTTGCTTCTCTGTAAACGGGTAATGCACTCCTTTAGTGTTATTTGATCTGCCGTTAAATCTTCTTGTATTTGATTTCTTATATACTCCTCTATTTTTTCCTACTGTATCCACAAAATATCCTCTACACTAAAAATGTCGATTCCCATACTTATATTTCAAGTTGGCATGTCTATCAAATATTATTAATGAGCTTTTTCCTTTAAATACCCCATTATCTCAGCTACACTATGTTTGAGTGGTATCCTTATTAGCATGTATTGCATATTTCAGCCTTCATTATCTCTACGCCCTTTCCTATCCATACTCTCTTAATATCTTCCCTATATCTGCTTTTAATTTCCCGTATACGACTTGGCTTCTATACTTCGGTGCAAAGACTATGGGATATTACATTCCCATGTTGTATGTGCTAACTACTTCTGTCCATTTGGATTCCACCTTTGTATTTTAATGTAGTCGGCAAACCTACATCTATTCTATCTAAGAAGGATTCTTTCTTATAGCTTAAGCAAAAACCATCCTACCACCTTCATAGCAGATGGTTTTATCAGCTAAAGAGAACAAGTAAATATCCACGGGTCAAGCGCGTGGTTTTTCTTATGCGGGCTAGCCCTCTGTTTCTTGCGTATGTGTAAACACATAATATGAGTTCGCCAAATGCATACAGTTGCTTGCGGCCCTTAAAAGGGCTTGCTTATGGAATACATAATTGTTTGCCTAGCTTATCTTCTTTTTGTTGATTGGATATATACTCTGCTATTCTTTCTGCATTCTTTCCTGCAGTATCCACATAATAGCCTTTACACCAAAACTCTTGATTTCTATATTTATATTTCAATTGCCCAAATTGCTCATACAACATCGTGCTACTTTTTCCTTTTAGATACCCCATAAATTTGATATTGCAATCTTTGTGCTATTTCTAATAATATATATATGATCTGGACATACTTCTGCTTTTATTATCTTCACTCCCTTCCACTCACATAGCGTCCTGAAAATTTTCCCTATCTCTTCTCTTTTTTTATATTAGAATATTTTTCTCCTATATTTTTAGGTGCAAATACTATGTGTATTTGCAATTTCATTCCGTATGAGATAAACTATTTATGTCATCAAGCCCATATTAAAACTCCCTTCGTTATAATAAATTTGCAGTTGGCTTACTACAAATTTATTATAACGAAGGGAGTTCCTTTTTGCTCATCGCCGTAGGCTTTTTTGAACCATGCGTCTAACGCGTGGTTTTCTTTTCTACAATAAAAAAGCCTGTATGTATACAGGCTTTTAAACTAGGGTAGCAGGATTTGAACCTGCGAATGACGGAATCAGAATCCGTTGCCTTACCGCTTGGCGATACCCCAATAAATAAATTATGTTTAGCATTATTTGAAACCTGGGCTAGCTGGATTCGAACCAGCGAATGCAGGAGTCAAAGTCCTGTGCCTTACCGCTTGGCGATAGCCCACTATACGATAATGCAAAAGCTAAAAGCGCGAAACGAGATTCGAACTCGCGACCCTCGCCTTGGCAAGGCGATGCTCTACCACTGAGCCATTCGCGCAAATTATGCAGTCGAGGGGACTTGAACCCCTACCCAGAAACCCGGACTAGATCCTTAGTCTAGCGCGTATGCCAATTCCGCCACGACTGCAAAAACATGAGTCACTCGGGGCTCGAACCCGAGACACCTGGATTAAAAGTCCAGTGCTCTACCAACTGAGCTAGTGACCCGAAAATAAAGGGTGGATAGTGGGACTCGAACCCACGGCCTCCAGAGCCACAATCTGGCGCGCTAACCACCTGCGCCATACCCACCATAAGAAATAAATTTCCACTGATACGAGGCTCGGGGTGACAGGATTTGAACCTGCGACCTCCTGATCCCAAATCAGGCGCGCTAGCCAAGCTACGCTACACCCCGAAAGCAAAAATTGAAATCTGGCAACCATCTACTTTCCCAGGCAGCTTCCCACCAAGTATCATCGACCGCTTAGGTCTTAACCGACGTGTTCGGAATGGGAACGGGTGTGTCCCCTAAGCGCATCATCACCAGAAATATCAAGGACTTTGGCAAGCTCTCGCTTCCTCTTTGTCCTATCAGATGTATCTCTACACCTTCAAAACTGAATACAAGAATATTAGTGCTTTCCTAAGCGTTTACCAATCACCGACCAGACACCTAAGGTGTGAAGAGGTGATTGATGCGAAGGAAATATAGCGGTCTTTTCCGTTAGGAAAAGAAATTACCTCGCCTTTATCAATCGATTTATTGGTCAAGCCCTCGGTCTATTAGTATTGGTCAGCTGAACATGTTACCATGCTTACACCTCCAACCTATCTACCTCGTTATCTTCAAGGGACCTTACTTCCGAAGAATGGGAAATCTTATCTTGAGGGCGGCTTCACGCTTAGATGCCTTCAGCGTTTATCCGTTCCATACATAGCTACCCGGCTGTGCAGTTGGTCTGCAACCGGTACACCAGAGGTACGTCCATCCCGGTCCTCTCGTACTAAGGACAGCTCCTCTCAAATTTCCAGCGCCCACAACGGATAGGGACCGAACTGTCTCACGACGTTCTGAACCCAGCTCGCGTACCGCTTTAATGGGCGAACAGCCCAACCCTTGGGACCTACTTCAGCCCCAGGATGCGATGAGCCGACATCGAGGTGCCAAACCTCCCCGTCGATGTGAACTCTTGGGGGAGATAAGCCTGTTATCCCCAGGGTAGCTTTTATCCGTTGAGCGATGGCATTCCCACTTATTACCACCGGATCACTAAGTCCTACTTTCGTACCTGCTCCAGCCGTCGCTGTCGCAGTCAAGCCACCTTTTGCCTTTACACTCTTTGAATGGTTTCCAATCATTCTGAGGTGACCTTCGAGCGCCTCCGTTACCTTTTAGGAGGCGACCGCCCCAGTCAAACTGCCCGCCTGACATTGTCCCCTATCCAGATAATGGACATGGGTTAGAAATCCAATGACATAAGAGAGGTATCCCACCGGCGGCTCCACCAAGACTAGCGTCCTGGCTTCATAGCCTCCCTCCTATCCTGTACATATATCATCGAATCCCAGTATCAGGCTGCAGTAAAGCTCCATGGGGTCTTTCCGTCCTGTTGCGGGTAACCAGTATCTTCACTGGTTCTTCAATTTCACCGGGCGTGTTGTCGAGACAGTGCTCAAATCGTTACACCTTTCGTGCGGGTCAGAACTTACCTGACAAGGAATTTCGCTACCTTAGGACCGTT is a genomic window containing:
- a CDS encoding DAK2 domain-containing protein, yielding MSILKLNGLRLSRLIIAGANELTANKQLVDSMNVFPVPDGDTGTNMSLTVLAAARESEKSNSLRVDEVSKLAAGGALRGARGNSGVITSQLFRGFSKGLEGLEEACVTDLALALDKGVLTAYKAVMKPKEGTILTVARACSEAGAKLALETDDIEVFLKGIIAYGHEVLAKTPEMLPVLKQAGVVDAGGRGLLYILEGALKHINEDGPISIAEPTKSEAVDFGALASIDNVDITFGYCTEFFINIHQAEDATVQKLKTYLGTIGDSIVCVNDDEVIKIHVHTDHPGLALEKALSIGSLSGLKIENMREQHTNHIDFNTNTSSPVQAAENKQIDKKPELPKKDIGFVSISAGAGLSDIFRNLGVDMIIEGGQTMNPSTEDILNAVDQINAENIIVLPNNKNIILAAEQAVDLCEDKKLFVVPTRSVPEGISAMFCNAEGLGAEEMTEAMKEAIQAVSTVSVTYAVRDTNFGDKEIAEGDILGMLNDEIVVVAKDVAEGTKEVLKQTITDENEMVSIYYGTDVTAEDAQEIADFITESYPDCEVEIQSGAQPLYYYIISVE
- a CDS encoding Asp23/Gls24 family envelope stress response protein; amino-acid sequence: MAARLENQYGVISIDHEVIARIAGYAAIECYGIVGMAAKNMKDGLVQLLKLESLTKGIKMSVDQNKVSLDLHIIVEYGTNISAIADNIISTVKYSVEEYAGLKVEDVNIFVDGVRVDN
- a CDS encoding TRAP transporter large permease, which codes for MNAGLIVILSLLGLSFLGIPIYLALGIGTLVALNVADMPLIVLPQKLFAGMNASSLLAIPFFMLAGNIMSRSITGKLIDISNALIGWIKGSLAVVTVLASALFGAISGSGVATASAVGGTTIPAMKEEGYPPHFAAAVSGIASILGPIIPPSITLIVYASITDLSVSKLFVGSVIPGILLAGGLIIYALFYGMKHDLPAHPKKKPKEIALTLIDGIWALFMPVIILGGIFGGIFTPTESAAVAVVYSLAVSLFIYKDMKLNEIFSVFVEGTIATSSILMLVGLSKASSYIVTTSGLPQQVLEGFSAITSNKIIILLLLNLLFLVIGMLMEANAAIIMMTPILMPLLSAFGIDPLQFGIIMSFNLCIGLVTPPVGICLLMTNQIARASFVQTLKSILPMLLLSMMVLLLVTFVPQLSLWLPSLLQ
- a CDS encoding TRAP transporter small permease — encoded protein: MIRTYSKFLDKLETVEKIFLGITVAVMIIVMVYQVVLRYCFSAANSWSEELARYLFIYDVMIAAAIATRRNSHLQIDLLINLLKPKVKSIFTIIATLVGIVFLMFLLNYSLTLCQTAANNISAGLKISMSIPYACMPIGIILMILTSFEVIFQNLLQIQELGKREVNDQ
- a CDS encoding TRAP transporter substrate-binding protein; translated protein: MKKRLFVSLLASAVAASCLAGCGGGTQSSGEKETATSGGETYTWKMALNSTEGDNAYDTAAVFADKIKELTDGRVEVKLYGGASLGSTSEVLEGLSYGVADIICESVGTLATFTPLANIDAMPYIYSDYDHFMKVWYSDLGQEMKDKIGEASGFKLMGGTFRGPRIVTATKEMHNVSDFKGFKLRAPNLEMYLKTWQWMDAAPTPMAMNETYTALQQGTVSGQENPMADSMNYAFDEVCKYWIKTNHVYSCNLFIMDANYFNNLPEDIQRAVTEAAEYAGKEISAKQLQKESAAEEKLIEKDCTVIEVDLNEFKGHFDGFADKNFPDLKDWADRIKAMDDGK
- a CDS encoding SDR family NAD(P)-dependent oxidoreductase, translating into MDFAGRNIIVTGGASGIGKAITEGIVEGKGHAIIVDMNMENAERIRHNLGENNVSCYKVNLADHQETREVFSQILTDFGQIHGLANNAGIVSTVPFEEVTQEEWDKVVAINLTSVYTTISVLFPAMKAKKYGRIVNVASVAAKRGGGLLGTSAYAASKAGVIGLTKAIAREGALFGVACNGVCPSYTITPMTSILSEEKKERVLSTIPMNRGADPKEIANVILFYLSDLSSFATGEISDVDGGVTMDG